Proteins co-encoded in one Kutzneria chonburiensis genomic window:
- a CDS encoding SWIM zinc finger family protein — protein MTEARGFPAFPVRSRRRLHTWWGSAWMQAMEDTAVDSGVTRRGRRSAADGRIGPIAISPGRAAAVFDGAFRMTIAVEPLSDNAWGSLVAEASVQSGHLAALLDAFLPDALSVLVPGIGELDTQCGCDDWGSPCQHAAALCYQTAWLLDAEPALLLTLRGRSLEELTTAITQHHANPPACLADAEDAPDTALAAFARPVPPLPEPPPPATGELHLLDIEPPPGIDAAALHGAAATAVTRARNLLSPTQPPRVPLSVTPKC, from the coding sequence ATGACCGAGGCCCGCGGGTTTCCCGCCTTTCCTGTCCGTAGCCGGCGGCGGCTGCACACCTGGTGGGGCAGCGCCTGGATGCAGGCCATGGAAGACACCGCCGTCGACAGCGGTGTGACGCGGCGTGGCCGCCGTAGTGCCGCTGACGGCCGGATCGGGCCGATCGCCATCAGCCCAGGCCGGGCCGCCGCGGTATTCGACGGTGCCTTCCGCATGACCATTGCGGTGGAGCCGTTGTCGGACAACGCCTGGGGTTCGCTGGTTGCGGAGGCGTCCGTCCAATCGGGACACCTGGCCGCCCTGCTCGACGCCTTCCTGCCGGACGCGCTGTCGGTGCTGGTGCCGGGCATCGGTGAGCTCGACACTCAATGTGGCTGCGACGACTGGGGCAGTCCCTGCCAACACGCGGCCGCGCTCTGCTACCAGACCGCCTGGCTGCTCGACGCCGAACCCGCGCTCCTGCTGACCCTGCGCGGCCGATCACTGGAGGAACTGACCACCGCCATCACCCAGCATCACGCCAACCCGCCGGCCTGCCTCGCTGATGCCGAGGACGCACCCGACACGGCGTTGGCCGCCTTCGCCCGACCGGTGCCACCGCTGCCCGAACCACCACCGCCTGCCACCGGGGAGCTGCACCTCCTCGACATCGAGCCGCCGCCGGGCATTGACGCCGCGGCCCTGCACGGTGCGGCCGCCACCGCCGTCACCCGGGCCCGAAACCTCCTATCCCCCACCCAACCCCCGCGAGTCCCGCTTAGCGTCACACCGAAATGCTGA
- a CDS encoding ABC transporter ATP-binding protein codes for MDSTDTVSRGAAVSLRGLVKHFGDVHAVDGVDVTIAPGEVVALLGPNGAGKSTTIDMLLGLAEPTRGAVSVFGRPPRAAVAAGLVGAMLQSGGLLDDATVAETVALFRAMYPKPLPLKEVLTRAGLVELAGRKVGALSGGEKQRIRFAVALVSDPDLLVLDEPTVAMDVEARREFWTAMRSYTDTGRTVVFATHYLAEAEDYADRVVLLRAGRVVADGSVSQVRSLAAGRVITAKIADADQAALAALPGVTSVLLRGEAAELACVDSDTALRELLNRHPQARDIEVRGAGLEAAFVTLTRQEAA; via the coding sequence ATGGACAGCACAGACACCGTCAGCCGGGGCGCCGCGGTCAGCCTCCGCGGCCTGGTGAAGCACTTCGGGGATGTGCACGCCGTCGACGGGGTCGACGTCACGATCGCGCCGGGCGAGGTCGTGGCGCTGCTCGGGCCGAACGGGGCCGGCAAGTCGACGACGATCGACATGCTGTTGGGCCTGGCCGAGCCCACCCGCGGTGCGGTGTCGGTGTTCGGGCGGCCGCCGCGGGCGGCGGTGGCCGCCGGACTGGTCGGGGCGATGCTCCAGTCCGGCGGCCTGCTGGACGACGCGACGGTGGCCGAGACGGTGGCGCTGTTCCGGGCGATGTACCCGAAACCGTTGCCGCTCAAGGAAGTCCTGACCCGGGCCGGGCTGGTCGAATTGGCCGGGCGCAAGGTCGGGGCGCTGTCCGGCGGGGAGAAGCAGCGGATCCGGTTCGCGGTGGCGCTGGTCAGCGACCCGGACCTGCTGGTGCTGGACGAGCCGACGGTGGCCATGGACGTCGAGGCCCGTCGCGAGTTCTGGACGGCCATGCGCTCCTACACCGACACCGGCCGCACGGTCGTGTTCGCCACGCACTACCTGGCAGAAGCCGAGGATTACGCGGACCGCGTGGTGCTGCTGCGCGCCGGCCGGGTCGTGGCCGACGGCTCGGTCAGCCAGGTCCGCTCGCTCGCCGCCGGCCGCGTGATCACGGCGAAGATCGCTGACGCCGACCAGGCGGCGCTGGCCGCGCTGCCCGGCGTCACCTCGGTGTTGCTGCGCGGCGAGGCCGCCGAGCTGGCCTGCGTGGATTCCGACACGGCGCTGCGCGAGCTGCTCAACCGTCATCCACAAGCCCGAGACATCGAGGTTCGCGGGGCTGGCCTCGAAGCCGCGTTCGTCACGCTGACCAGGCAGGAGGCCGCCTGA
- a CDS encoding ABC transporter permease: MGALLTFEVRRLVRSPRFFIFTVAFPLAMFLALSSAYGTERDAVTFLMVSLAAFGAVAASISTGARTAIERQVGWNRQLRLTPLAGGQYLVSKVAAAMLVALPSMLLVYGAGIVLEGVSLSSGTWAQLIVFCWLGVLPTAVLGLLVGLLATGDSAQAMSSVLMLTLSLLGGLLLPLTTLPAVMTDIAKALPSYWLAEFGHDALAGNAISVQGVVTMTAWIVVAGALVALRYRRDAARG; encoded by the coding sequence ATGGGCGCGCTGTTGACGTTCGAGGTGCGCCGGCTGGTCCGCTCACCCCGGTTCTTCATCTTCACGGTCGCGTTTCCGCTGGCCATGTTCCTGGCGTTGAGCTCGGCCTACGGCACCGAGCGGGACGCCGTCACCTTTCTGATGGTCAGCTTGGCAGCCTTCGGCGCGGTGGCGGCGTCCATCAGCACCGGCGCCCGCACCGCGATCGAACGCCAGGTCGGCTGGAACCGCCAACTCCGGCTGACCCCGCTGGCCGGCGGGCAGTACCTGGTCTCCAAGGTCGCCGCCGCGATGCTGGTCGCGCTGCCGAGCATGCTGCTGGTGTACGGCGCCGGCATCGTGCTCGAGGGCGTCAGCCTGAGCTCGGGGACGTGGGCGCAGTTGATCGTGTTCTGCTGGCTGGGCGTGCTGCCGACGGCCGTGTTGGGCCTGCTGGTCGGCCTGCTGGCCACCGGCGATTCGGCCCAGGCGATGAGCTCGGTGTTGATGTTGACGTTGAGCCTGCTCGGCGGCCTGCTGCTGCCGCTGACCACCCTGCCGGCCGTCATGACCGACATCGCCAAGGCCCTGCCGAGCTACTGGCTGGCGGAATTCGGACACGACGCGTTGGCGGGCAACGCGATCAGCGTCCAGGGCGTAGTCACCATGACGGCCTGGATCGTGGTGGCCGGGGCACTGGTCGCGCTCCGCTACCGGCGGGACGCCGCCCGCGGCTGA